In Vicia villosa cultivar HV-30 ecotype Madison, WI linkage group LG7, Vvil1.0, whole genome shotgun sequence, the DNA window CGCACCGTACATAACCGAAATTCTTTCAGTCCATACTATATCCCTGCACATTAtcaaataaaccaaaaaaaatctataacaTTTGAACCAATCTACCTATCAGAAATCAGTCCCtatttcaaatataaaaacaGAACCATATCATATTTTTCACATCAATACAAAATCAGCAATGCCACCAATTCAAACGAGCAACAACCAATAGCCCTGTATCCAAATCTAAATCAGATTCAAACATCCTGCTGCCACATAAATAATCATGACATCAAGCCATAGACATTTTCATTCAAACAGCATAATCACCACAATTAACCTATAACAACTGACTCAGTTTCCAGTCAAACTAACTTATAACCATGGCCTTCATAACAGTTTTAAGCctataactaacttctaacaagTTTCTAACAGAATCTTATAACAACCTTTATCCTAACTAACATTCATAACTAACAGTTAACTGTTTCAACTAACCTATCCTAACCCAACAACCCACTAACTGAGTAACTGTCAATTCAGTTTCACCCTAACTTCTAACAGTTTCATAACTAATCCCTAACCAAATTGTAACCAACATGAAACAAAGAATCAGAAGGATAACCAACCTGAAGTCTCTGCCTTTTGAATCTATATAAGTCAGCACTTCCATCACTTACAGGGTCTCTGGATTCTCTTCTCCACTTTCCCACACCATCTTTCCTCCACCATTTCCTCCACCATTCTTCTTCTCCTCCATAATTCACTCTCCATTTCGTTCATCTTCACAGTTCTTCAATCACACGGAGAGCTCTCTCTATCTCTGCTGATTCTTTCTCTTTATCGAATGATAAACGCAATTCTATCGCACCAATCTCAGAGCCATTGAAGCTTCATCATCTTTGCAATGCAATACACGTCGCTCATCTTCATTCATCTGCATCAACATTTAAACGAATGAGAGAAATGTAATAACAAGCAAAGTAACAAATAAAAGACTTGAAGTGGATggaaaaaaaaatgattaaaaaaaagaatCCCAATGCAACAAACTTTACATCTTTTGTAAGACTATCAAGTGTTGATATGCTTTTCAAATAGAAAGACCATGCTCTCTAATTCTTGGATAGTTTTGCCTTGCAACAATAGACTATCTCTTTCTTAGTTTATGTTATTTCCTAATTTGTTGTATTGTAAAAGAACTAACTCATAGACTGTTCTGAGATAACAGTCCAGAGATTGTTACAAATAAATTTgtgtttactaattttattattatagatACCATTTACCAGTCCCTGACACATGATAACCCATGATGAAttcaatttttgaatttgaagatgATACAATTATTTAACAATCCTAAGCAACGTTGCAGGCAGATATATTGCTGGTACTTGAGTAAAGAGTATCATTTCATAAAAATTAAACGACTTTTGCAAGAAATCTTAGGGTAACAATAAGTCTTAGTTCTTACAGTAAGAACTGAAGCTGGAACTGCCAGGACAGTCAAAGGAATGTAAGCAACAACCCTGAAAATCACCAAAAATATATCGAGTTATGAATTGTGCCAACTGATAGATGTAACCCACAACACTACAATTAAGAGAATCGTACCAACTGATACATGCAACCCACAACACTACAATTAAAGAGAATTGTGCCAACTGATACATGTAATCCACAGCACATTTCAGTTACACTCCTGCTAtactttttgcaaaaaaaaagaaaatctaCAAAAGCATTTCCAAATATAGTACAAAACTATCAAGCATCATCAACACCTGTGGGTCGTGACAAAGGGACCTTAACCAATATAGTAAATTGTGGATCGCAGAAAATAGCGATTAGTTCAAATTCCACCACGCTAGAGAGCCATAGCACACAATAGCCACTATTCAAAGATACTTTGTACTGAATAGTGTATCGCGGAACAATATATCGTTCAAATTCCGCTACACAATAGCGCTTTAGCACCGCTAGAGCCACTATGTTAACAACAATGATACAATCTAAGGAACACTCAACTCAACATTCATAGAAATCAATAACTCTAATTAAAGCATACAACAACACTTCGGGCATTTCACTAGTAAGTCCAAAGGGTAATGAAGTTCTCCTAAGACACAAACTTATTTTATAAGCTTAGCAAAAAAAGAATAGCTCCCAATTGAAGATTGAATCATTACACTTATCAATAGAAATAAAGATATAACATGAAAACAAATAAGTCATCCTTCACCTAGCTAGGTTAACAACATCAAAATGGACTTTTCAACACTACAGAAAACCTAAATGATGTTATAACTATAACATTCTCTATGTTATATCCAGGAAAAACAATATCAAAGCTCTAGCAACACATACACAACTAAGGTAATAAGCTACTATGCAACAAAAAATTTCCCTTTAACAAATAATAACTTCATCAATTGCAATTATTTAAACCTACACAAATTAAAACAATCTCTCACAACAATGAGACTCCAAAACTTACAATAAAAAAACCATTTTTAGAGCTAAAAATGAAAACTAACTTACAAAACAAGTGGACCCCATCGCCCAAGATCACGATCAACCCATATTAAGAAGTCCTTCATCATCTGCATAACAAAAACCAAGAAACGCATATCCAATTAAGGGCAATGCTTAGATGAAAATCTAAAAATCTATACAATCACCAACCCTTAAAATTAACAATTCAAGCTAAACAATTGAAAAAGACCCAGATGcgaaattgaataaaacaataaaaagggTGTAAGAAAAAAGAAACCTTTTCAATAGGAAGAGTGAAACAAGCGGCAATAACAGCagcaagaaggagaagaagaagagtgATCCTGAAGGCAGAAGCCCAGGAAAAAGCCATGGTGATTCTCCGATGCAAAGGTCGACACTCCTCGTCGTCATCGTTCAAATCAAGGGAAGGTTATTTCAACGAAGAACGAGCCCTCAATCCTCCAAGATTTGCCATGTTTGAGAATTTCAATATCGAACGGTGAACGAACAGTAGCAGCAATGTTTTTCTTAGGAGTACTGAACTCAAAATGCATCTGCTTAGCAATCTCACTCtgcaaaaccaaaaccaaaaaaagatacaaaaatagcacaatcaatcaatcaaataacaCAAATTGAATCAAAATTGAAAATGATAATTTCATGACAAATTGGCACAGCAAACATACTCTGTTCACTTCTTTGTGTCTGACGATATAACAACAGAACTCGACTCCTGTTACGACTCAAATCCTCTGCCTTCGCCCATATCAAACCCTTACCCATTCTGCAACACAACAAAATAGTTGAATAGAAATCAATAACACATGCATCAGATGAAATTAGATTGAAACCACTATGTGCGACGATGATGCTAAGCTTTGCAACTGGCTCTAATGGTAGACTAACGATTACGCAAAAAAAAGGAAGAGACAAACCTGGACAAGTATACTGCAAAGGGGGCGGAGTAACCAAATTTAATAATAGTTAACTTGATTTAtcaaaaatgatgaaaataataacaaaacaaaGTGAATCTGGTGTTGTTTTCATGGTTTCAGGTGATGTAGAAAACAAGATCTAGGATTTAACCAGTAAAATTCGAAAATCTTAAAAACCCTAACATTTTGGAAACGAATGTGGAAACACGAAGAGGAAGAAAGAACTGAGAGGAGGGAACTGCATCGGAGAAGATGAGCTGGCCTGCAACGACGGATCGGAGCTAGAGATCGAAGAGGATTGAACTGATGAGGGGAGGAACTAAATGGTTAGCAGTAGATCTACAAGAGATGCGAATATCTGTATGTGTGCGTTTTTTGTCCttctaattttgattttttttggattatgCTACGTGGTTCTAAGAAGCGCTTCTTATTCTAGGGTCTTTACCAGCGCTTGTGTAAAGCGCTTTCTAAACAATCCTTTTAGCAGCGTTTTTCAGAAGCGCTGTCTAAGGTCAgccttttagcagcgcttttactcATTTTCATATACAGTTtccgtgttttattttttattttactcagAGCAGCGCTTTTatataaaagcgctgtctaaggtgCGCTGTCTAAAGGCTTTTTTGGTGTAGtgattgtactattcacgcaaagcattaaatgttaCTCAACTGTCACAttttctcactgcctatataaAGAAGTTCTGATGCTGAAGCAAAAAAACAACGCTCACTCCAAGTAACCTTACGCTGCCAAATTAAATCTAAACATTGTCACACAAAAACAGCAAGAAACTCCATCTTCAACCTTACAaacattgtaatatcttagtgagtgttagaaattaatcttaagagaaaaatcacttggtgattatagcttattaagaagcacattaaactcttgtaatattatttacatcttttgtaaaaggaatttcctagagtgatcaagttgtgatctgtatactctagaagacttagaagttgtctaagtggagaaccattgtaatcgaggttgattagtggattaaatcctcagttgaggtaaatcactctgtcaggggtggactggagtagtttgattaacaacgaaccaggataaaattaactgtgtgattattttttatctaccatttttagaaacaacccttattcaatcccccttttctaactgtttttcactccttcagaaATTCCTTCTTTTGAATGAGCAACCTCTAATCCTAGGAAATATTTTAGCAATCCCAAATCCTTAATGCTAAAATTACTATCCAGACAGGCTTTGATTTTGGTAAACTCTTCCATAGAATTACCAGCTAGaatcatgtcatcaacataaactaaAATAGCTGTAAAACAATTGGAAGTTTTGAGAGTGAACAGATAATAATCAGAGGTTGATTGTTTGTAACCTTGTTGGATAAGTAAAGTAGTCAGTTTCTCATACCACTTGCGATTGGCCTACTTCAAAACATACAAGTTTTTCATCAATTCACAAACTTGATTAGGCTTGTCACAAGGAACACCTTCTGGTATGGTCATGGACACATCTTCTTGCAAATCATCATGCAAGAATACGTTGTTCACATCAAGTTGATGCAAGGACCAGACATGAATAACAGCATCATCAAGAAGAGTTCTCACTGTAGTCAGTTTAGCTACAGGAGAGAAGGTGTCAAAAAATCCAATCCCTCAATTTGATTGTAACCTTTAGCCACCATCTTGGCTTTATATCTTCCTATTGTTTCATATGCCTTGTGTTTAACCTTAAACACCCATCTGATTCCAATTGGCTTAACATGAGGTGGTAGATGAACTACATTCCAAGTCCTATTCTTTTTTAATGCCTCTAATTCAAATGCCATGGCCTTAATCCAATGTTCAGATAAGCAAGTTATTTTATAATTCTTTGGCTCAATGTTAAGTGAAATAGAAGTGGTGAAAACACGATGAGACTCGAACAAATGAGACaaagaatcaaaagaaaaaatggGATAAAGTATGTTTGTGTCACCTGAAGATGTTTTGTTAGCAGAATTGAGGGAAGAATTATAAACAAAATCAGAAAGATAAGCAGGTGTGTATTTGGTTCTAACAGGTCTGGTATGTATGAGAGGTCCACTAACAGGCTCACCTACAGGTTTTATATTGTTAATAATGTCTAAATCTCATTCAGTTTGTTTTGTTTCAGTGGGATGTGTGTGAATAGGATTGGTCATGAGTTGACTGTGTGCTAATTCTTGAGGTAAAATATCATAACCATGAAAAATGTCTTGTGGTGAAGGGTCATGTACAATATCATTTTGGTTTAAGCCAGTTAAGTTAGAATTGTTATGTGAAAATGTAGAATCAATATGAGTATTAGGTTTAGGATCGTTAGGTGGAAGCATAGATTCAATGTGAATATGATACTCCTAAGAAGGATGATGTTCTCCTAAGTAAGGGAATCTATTTTCGTAATGTGTGACATTTCTAGAAATGAAAACTTCATGATTGTTCACATCTAATAAAACAACACCCTTCATACCATTTTTGTATCCAAGAAAGACACATTTTCTACTTCGGGGTTCAAGTTTAGTTATGTGAATTTGAAGTGTAGATGCATAAGCTAATGAACCAAAAAATTTAAGAGAATTTAAATCAGAAATTTCATGATGCAAAACAAAGCGAGGAGAATGATTATCAAGAATAGGAGTACGTATTTTATTTATGATGAAAGTAGTATGTAAAATGGCATATAACCAAAATTTCTTTGGAGGTTTAGACTGAAAAAGCAAAGCTCTGCCAACAATTAGAAGATGTTGGTGTTTCCTCTCCACTTTGCATGTTCTAATAGTCTTTACTTTAGCTCcatattatttttcattaagtTTAACAATATTCATGACACGTCGTCTTGCTTCAGATTTAGCTTTCATGAGAGTTATCCTAGTATATCTACTGTAGTCATCTATAACAATGAAAAAATAGGAATGAACATGCAAAGATTTCACAGCTAGATGTCTCCAAATATCAAAATGGATCATATCACAATGGTGTAAAGCTTTATTTGTGCtaacaatataagaaaattttcTTTGTCTAGCATAATGGCACACATCACAAACATCTTTATTATTAGCAGCAATAAAGGGATACTAAATGTAAAGATgtcaattttaaaaattgattttcaacATGACTAAAAAAGTTAATTTCTAACTAAAAACATGAATAGGAAATTTTcatctaaaaacaataaaaaatattattttcttttcttttcactttttattcacCTTTCTTAATATTCTTTTTATTAGTTTTCTTCAAGATGTATCTATGAGACGGAAGaagttaaagtaaaaaaaaaattatattaacttttttaaataaaatagaaaataaattaattttaactaaaAATAACTTTAATCAATTAAAACTACAACAAAATTTAGAAAAGAAACTTTTTCTCATAATACCCCATCACCGGCGATCGTACCGTCTCCGTTGCTTCCGTTGCCGTTCTTCTGACCAACCACCACCGCTCATCGCCGTAAGTCTCTGTAACCCTGTCTCTATTATGTGTTATTTTTCCTCTCCGTGGTTGTCACTAAACCCTAAATCCATTTTCTCTCAAATCCCTAATTTGTGATTATTAGTTTTGAATTGACGGAGATTGATAGCCACAGTAAACTATAATTTCCAAATCATGTAATTTTTTCATTAGAGTACTgaagtttttgtttttattgattTTGGATTGAAAAAACTTGATTTTGCTGTGACTTTTGTCATTGCAGAAAATGTTCAAGAACACGTTTCAGTCTGGATTTCTTTCCATATTATACAGTCTTGGGTATGTTTTATTTTGGGTTGATTGTTTCACATTTCAGTTTCGCGTGTTTGTTGTGATTAAGGTACTGAATTTTGGCATTGtggtttcaattttttttttgtaggagCAAACCTTTGCAGATATGGGACAAAGAaggtaaatgtttttttttttgtttgcagTGGCATTAGGTGTAATTTTCAGCTTGTTAGAAATTTGATATGTTGAATTGAGTTGATCGGAAATCATTagctttaattgattatttattctCATTGTTGAAGTTTTGTTTTGTCGTACTTGTTGTGAAATGGTAAGGTTGTTGCCTTATGTGATGCATAGCACTGTCCTTTTGGTCATGCTGTGTAAGTCTTGTGAGGGATGAAATTTGGTATTTTGACCCTCATTTGTATTGTGAAAGGGAATTGGTGCATTATGATATTTAGATCAATATATTAAGTACCCTTTATCTATTGATTTAGTTACACTTTCTCTCAGTTAAGAAATGTTGTGTTTTGTAAAACAAGTATATTGCTTCAATGTGtaattaaaaatatcttttgaatGACTCTTCATGATCATGCTCTTGTTGTAGTTCATGCTGAGTGGAAATTTAGGTAGATGAATGGAAAAGAAAAACTTACATTAGGAATGTATTCATTTAGGAGAAAGTTGGAATAGATGAGATATGAGAGGAGATGGCAGAAACTTGCTCTAGCTTATTTAGCCGTGACTCTAGTGAGAAAAAAATGGATTAATGGAACCTAATTTGGTTTAAATGGGTAGAGAAAGACTGAAGAAAACTTATGTAAAACCGCTAATATGAATACGTTGAAAATCTAGTTATTGATGGAGCCTTATTGCATCAATTGATCCATGTAATTGACTTTCTAGTAGGATAAGGCTAGGTGGTGGTTATATAAAGGAGCTTGATAAAAAGTAAAAAGATGGATAAAAGATTCAGTCTCTTATTGTATTGATCGAAATGGAGAATTACTGATAGTGGAAAACAATCCGTAGCCCGACCAGAGCTGTGCTCCTATAGGAAGCTTGTTTCCTACTCATAACTAATTTCACAATTCACCAAAGTCCTGCTCTCGACCCACACTCCTACTTCTTGTAACATGGAAATAGTTTCCGGTCTCTCTTTTTACCCCAACGTCACTAACAAACTAAATTTACCCATATATTCCCTTTTTGCTCCCTCAAGAGTAAACCTTCCAATCTCTGGGCCCACTTGGCTCAATATGGACTAATTGTTCTCTTGTATCATTAGGGGGCTCAATATGGACTAATTGTTCTCTTGGATCATTCTCTATGACTCCGTTCCTAACACTATGATATTTATTCTATTTCACATTCAGCGAAATGAGAATTagataatttttttgataatatgTTTTGATTCCGTTCACTGGTCAATCCTTTTGTGTTGTTTCTGGGTGATATTCAGTACTTTAGCAATGAAATTGTCTCTATTAGACCATCTACAATGGTTTCAACActcaacacccactttttcaattcccaacactccacatcattttctctttcttccacctaataactcaacacccattcaacttttaccctctccaatggtttttcactcaacaccctacccaaccactttttattttcatattcttatttaaattttatttttatttttatgattacataaaattacaattatcgattaaaataaaattaaaataataaatacttaataatttattttttaattttttgtaataaaaacaaaatttatttaaataattggatacgatacaaaagacacttaacttcaaaaaaaacactaatagaaagataataatagagaaagatagtgaaaaacttggtttttttttctgtgtccaaatcaaatgaaccaagtctctatttatagagaaaaaaaaatcatgaattttggtaaaaaaaataaaaataaaaaaattaatttgcaacgaaataattcagttcaaagtattaaatggataaaaatctggcCAACCAATCAAGACCAGCCACGTCAGCCCCTGCGTCAGTGTAcatggtgttgagttttctcaacatCTCTCTCCTCCAACACACACTCAACACTACTCTAAACACACCATTGCACATGATTTTGCCATGTTGACTTCAATTAAACACACCATTGCACATGGTCTTAGTTTACTGTTTATCTTAATTCTTAACATATCTGTGGTTTGCTTGATGATAGTAACAACTTTCTTATACTTATGATTTTGTCTTGTGGTATTTTTTTGTAGTTGTGAATGGCCATATTAAGCGACCACAAGATGAAGACATACAATCCAATGTGCTCGAAATAATTGGGTCGAATATTCAGTCCACATTCATTACGTGTCCGGCAGATCCTGCTGCCACACTTGGTATAAAACTTCCATTCCTGGTTATGATTGTCAAGAATCTAAAGAAGTACTTCACATTTGAGATTCAAGTTTTGGATGATAAGAATGTTAGACGACGATTTCGAGCTTCTAATTTCCAAGTGTGTAAGTCCGCCCATGATTGTGTGTCTTGTAGGATTGCCAACATCTTGCGAATGTTTAACTTCTTCAAATTAGATTTTCTTACTAGTAAAACATTTGcatgatttcttttgctgaaataaACTCTTGATAATAGTATCACAAAACAGCTATGCTATTTCAACCCAAATTGCTATCAATGTGCATTGcaagtaatttattttattattttcgttTCATAGGGTGTCACTCGAGTAAAGCCCTACATTTGCACTATGCCACTAAGAATGGATGAGGGTTGGAATCAAATCCAGTTTAACCTAGCGGATTTTACCAAGAGAGCATATGGTACTAACTATGTGGAGACACTGCGAGTTCAGGTCCATGCAAACTGTCGTTTGAGAAGGATATACTTCTCAGATCGTCTCTACTCTGAAGAGGAACTCCCACCAGAGTTCAAATTGTACCTTCCAATGCAGGTAAGAGATGTCTGTGTATAAGAACATATAGTCTTCTGGTTTATCCTTTCATCTCAGTTGCATGACAAGTTTCACCTTGTATTGTTCATAATGCAGAAATCATGAAAATATTATGGGAGGATGGAATTGATGCCACAAGATGTTTGAATGTTATGTGTAGTTCTGCATTGGCTTCCTTGCTCTAAAAATTGTATTCTCTGTAATGGTAGAGCAAGCACTTTTACAACTGCTCTATTTTCTTTTAGTGTCAGATTAAGTTGTGATGTTTTTCTGTAATATTTAACTCTACTTTATTGATAAACCTGTTCTTTTTTTGTGTTACCAAAGAAAGAGGGTAGATATGTTTTGAATGCAAGATATGTGCCCGATTCTTGGTTGGTTAAACTGTCATGCACCCTTCACTATAAATGTAATGAAATCCTTCACTACAAACAGGAATTTTGCATATGGGTGTCACCATATGTTGCAACTTTTTGATAAGAAATAAGTTTCATAGAAGGAATAATGATATCAAATTTGCATTTAACCATACTGTTGATACAATTTTTCTGCTACAATCTAATCAAATTTCGAATACTTACGAAATTATAAGTGAACTGGAACTTGAACGTTTTTATCTTTGATATAAAAGTgcaaattcaaactttttaaagaattttatttaactattttCAAAATTAATCATATTGTTATGCCAATCCGGTAGGGGTGTTCTAAATTATAAATAGGGGGTGTTCGTTACATCTCATATCCACACACACTAGAAATCTAAAAATGTCCTTTGTAATAATTTGCCGAATTCATTCTATCAAAATGGGTGCCTACTTATTTCTCAAGGCAAATATACTAGGGACTTAATGGCAAAGACTAATATGCATGAAGCTAAACCTATACCTTCGCCAATGGTAGTTGGTCTCAGGCTCTCTATAGAAGGGTTTCACACTTTCTTTGATCTCATTCAGTACAGGTTCATTTTGGAGCTCTTCAGTATGTCACAATTACAAGACCTGACACTTTCTTTGATCTCATTCAGTACAGGTTCATTTTGGAGCTCTTCAGTATGTCACCATCACAAGACCTGACATATGCTTCTATGTCAACCAGGTCAACCAATTTATGGCACATCCCCTCGATTCTATGTCAACCAGGTCAACCAATTTATGGCACATCCCCTCGATTGACATCGGCAAGCAGTCAATAGAATCCTAAGTTAACTCAAAGGAACCAAGAAATGTGGTCTTGTCAAACCAATCCTACCTTTTTCCTTGTCATTTTGCAGGCATGATAAGATTCTGATAGAGGCTCTGACCCACAAGAGAGAATGTCTACTTCATGGGCTTGTGTGTTTCTAGGGCCTAACTTGGTAAATTGATGGCTCAGAAACAACCAACTATTTCTAAGTCCAGCACTATAGTAGAGTACTGCAACCTAGCTTTAGCCACCTCAAAACTTCTTTAGATGCAACATCTTCTCTTTGAATTAGGAATCAAGTTCAAAACACCTCGAATCTAGAGTGACAATATAAAGATCATTGCTCTAGCCCACAACCATATCAGACTTATTTGTCAAAAAGAAAGTACTTCAAAATTAACTTCAAATGGTACATATCTCTGGTCTTCAACACTGTGTTGATGTTATGACACTTATGACCAAGGTATTACCTCCTACCAAGTTTGAAGAATTCAAACCCAAACATAGTGTGTGTGTGGGTGTGTGCGCACGATCATTCCTAATTGAGCTTGTGGTGTCATATTAAAAGATAGATTGGTGGAATATTCTGCAACATGCCTACACCCCCACACAATATTTCTCCTCTACACAGATTGTGTTCACACTATAACTGAGTCTGGTGTGATGCAGTTAATTATATTCAGTTGTAACAGTAAAGTGGTTATAACCAATAACTTCATATTCTCTAGTTTATTTGCAAATAGGATATGCACCTATGTAATAATAAACTGAATTCACTCAATCAAAAGTAGAAGTTGAGATTCATCCGTTCATATTTTCCTCAC includes these proteins:
- the LOC131616763 gene encoding uncharacterized protein LOC131616763, encoding MFKNTFQSGFLSILYSLGSKPLQIWDKEVVNGHIKRPQDEDIQSNVLEIIGSNIQSTFITCPADPAATLGIKLPFLVMIVKNLKKYFTFEIQVLDDKNVRRRFRASNFQGVTRVKPYICTMPLRMDEGWNQIQFNLADFTKRAYGTNYVETLRVQVHANCRLRRIYFSDRLYSEEELPPEFKLYLPMQKS